The Pirellulales bacterium genome includes a region encoding these proteins:
- a CDS encoding Ppx/GppA phosphatase family protein, translating into MEDKQFFLSPDLAYRLAAIDIGTNSIRLMIVEPHRDGTYRILDEEKETTRLGKNLAKTRRLDPGAVEASLDALRRMKQIAAGFQAREVRVIATCAVREAKDGNEFCRRAKEEIGLDVEVISGEQEARLAFYSVARNFQLAGKNVAIADIGGGSTEIILASGEMIEAIHTTPLGAVRLTDEYLGSGETHLDDFERMLKAIDRKLHREVKKRYFVPHLLIGSGGTFTTLADMVMASKGQTGLPLRAYEVTHAEVRHLLDRLRKMPAKARRGVPGLSSDRADIIVAGLAIVDRLMRRFKVNRLQVHNRGIRDGLVLTMIDTTLGTISQDPHDQDAAIDRFAIGCGVDVRHGSQVARLAGSIFSQLRERWGLRPEDRSLLETAARLQDVGYLIDYDKHHKHSYHLILNSRLAGFRPLELELIANIARYHRGGKPKAKHANYERLTAPDQERVRRLAAILRVAGGLDRSHSQQVRDVELEFTPGAITMYVISEELPEVDLWGARRRCEFFQWVFDVQLTVEWRAPQLSRPKNGNASSETNGAATNVATGEQPVKVG; encoded by the coding sequence ATGGAAGACAAACAGTTCTTTCTGTCGCCCGATTTGGCCTACCGGCTGGCCGCGATCGACATCGGCACCAATAGCATCCGGCTGATGATCGTTGAGCCGCATCGCGACGGTACTTACCGGATTCTTGACGAGGAAAAGGAAACCACCCGGCTCGGCAAGAACCTGGCAAAAACTCGTCGGCTCGATCCAGGCGCGGTCGAAGCATCGCTCGATGCTCTTAGACGAATGAAGCAGATCGCTGCTGGTTTTCAGGCACGTGAGGTGCGCGTGATCGCCACCTGCGCGGTGCGTGAGGCCAAAGATGGCAACGAGTTCTGCCGCCGCGCAAAGGAAGAGATCGGCCTCGACGTCGAGGTCATCAGCGGCGAGCAAGAGGCCCGGCTAGCTTTCTATAGCGTCGCGCGCAATTTTCAGCTGGCTGGCAAGAATGTGGCGATCGCCGATATTGGTGGAGGCAGCACCGAGATCATCCTGGCCTCGGGAGAAATGATCGAGGCCATTCATACGACGCCGTTAGGCGCCGTGCGCCTCACGGACGAATACTTGGGCAGCGGCGAAACGCATCTCGACGATTTCGAGCGTATGCTCAAGGCGATTGATCGCAAGCTGCATCGTGAAGTCAAGAAGCGCTATTTCGTCCCGCATTTGCTCATCGGGTCAGGTGGCACGTTTACCACGCTGGCCGACATGGTCATGGCTTCGAAAGGGCAGACGGGCCTCCCGCTCAGAGCTTACGAAGTAACGCACGCCGAGGTGCGACACCTGCTCGACCGCTTGCGGAAAATGCCGGCCAAGGCACGCCGCGGGGTGCCTGGGTTGAGCTCGGATCGGGCCGACATCATCGTGGCGGGTCTGGCAATTGTCGATCGTCTGATGCGGCGCTTCAAAGTCAATCGCTTGCAAGTCCACAATCGTGGCATTCGCGACGGGCTGGTGCTGACGATGATCGATACTACGCTAGGTACGATCAGTCAGGACCCGCACGACCAGGACGCCGCCATCGACCGTTTCGCAATTGGCTGCGGCGTCGACGTCAGGCATGGCAGCCAAGTGGCCCGGCTGGCTGGCTCGATCTTTTCCCAGCTGCGCGAACGCTGGGGCCTTCGCCCGGAGGATCGTTCGCTGCTCGAGACCGCAGCTCGGTTGCAAGATGTCGGCTACCTGATCGATTACGACAAGCATCACAAGCACAGCTACCATTTGATCCTCAATAGCCGGTTGGCCGGCTTTCGACCCCTAGAGTTGGAGCTGATCGCGAACATTGCCCGCTACCACCGCGGCGGCAAACCCAAGGCGAAGCATGCCAACTACGAGCGGCTTACCGCGCCCGACCAGGAACGCGTGCGCCGCCTGGCGGCCATCTTGCGGGTGGCGGGCGGATTGGATCGCAGTCACAGCCAGCAGGTCCGTGACGTCGAATTGGAGTTCACTCCTGGGGCGATCACCATGTATGTAATCTCCGAAGAATTGCCCGAAGTCGACCTGTGGGGCGCACGGCGACGCTGCGAGTTTTTTCAGTGGGTCTTCGACGTGCAACTAACCGTCGAATGGCGAGCTCCCCAGCTATCGCGGCCGAAAAACGGCAACGCGTCCAGCGAGACGAATGGCGCAGCAACGAACGTCGCCACAGGCGAGCAACCAGTGAAGGTTGGTTGA